One window of Cygnus olor isolate bCygOlo1 chromosome 28, bCygOlo1.pri.v2, whole genome shotgun sequence genomic DNA carries:
- the TMOD4 gene encoding tropomodulin-4 isoform X3, with translation MTSYRQELEKYRDIDEDKILRELSAEELEQLDTELLEMDPENVLLPAGLRQRDQTQKSPTGPLDREALLQHLEKQALEAGEREDLVPFTGEKKGKPFVPKNPKREIPREEQITLEPELEEALANATEAEMCDIAAILGMYTLMSNKQYYDAICSGTISNTEGINSVVKPDTYKPVPDEPPNPTNVEETLRKIQANDGALEDVNLNNIKDIPISTLKAICEAMKTNTHVKKLSLVATRSNDPVATAVAEMLTENKTLQSLNIESNFITSAGMMSIIKAVYQNNTLSELKVDNQCQRLGDTVEMEMATMLEQCPSVVRFGYHFTQQGPRARAAIAITRNNELRRKQKKT, from the exons atGACGTCCTACcggcaggagctggagaaatACCGGGACATCGACGAGGACAAGATCCTGCGGGAGCTGTCAGccgaggagctggagcagctcgacacagagctgctggagatggACCCTGAG AACGTGCTGCTGccggcggggctgcggcagcGGGACCAGACGCAGAAGAGCCCGACGGGGCCGCTGGATCGTGAggcgctgctgcagcacctggagaAACAAGCGCTGGAGGCCGGCGAGCGCGAGGACCTGGTGCCCTTCACCGGCGAGAAGAaag GGAAGCCCTTCGTGCCCAAGAATCCCAAGCGGGAGATCCCCCGCGAGGAGCAGATCACGCTGGAgccagagctggaggaggcGCTGGCCAACGCCACCGAGGCCGAGATGTGCGACATCGCAG CCATCCTGGGCATGTACACGCTGATGAGCAACAAGCAGTACTACGACGCGATCTGCAGCGGGACCATCTCCAACACGGAGGGCATCAACA GCGTGGTGAAGCCCGACACGTACAAGCCGGTGCCGGACGAGCCCCCGAACCCCACCAACGTGGAGGAGACGCTGCGGAAGATCCAGGCCAACGACGGGGCGCTGGAGGACGTCAACCTCAACAACATCAAG GACATTCCCATCTCCACGCTAAAGGCCATCTGCGAGGCCATGAAAACCAACACCCACGTCAAGAAGCTCAGCCTGGTGGCAACCCGCAGCAACGACCCCGTGGCCACC GCCGTGGCCGAGATGCTGACGGAGAACAAGACGCTGCAGAGCCTCAACATTGAGTCCAACTTCATCACCAGCGCCGGCATGATGAGCATCATCAAGGCCGTGTACCAAAACAACACCCTGAGCGAGCTCAAGGTGGACAACCAG tgCCAGCGGCTGGGCGACACAGTGGAGATGGAGATGGCGACGATGCTGGAGCAGTGCCCCTCCGTGGTGCGCTTCGGGTACCACTTCACACAGCAGGGCCCCCGTGCCCGCGCCGCCATCGCCATCACCCGCAACAACGAGCTCC GTcgcaag
- the TMOD4 gene encoding tropomodulin-4 isoform X2: protein MTSYRQELEKYRDIDEDKILRELSAEELEQLDTELLEMDPENVLLPAGLRQRDQTQKSPTGPLDREALLQHLEKQALEAGEREDLVPFTGEKKGKPFVPKNPKREIPREEQITLEPELEEALANATEAEMCDIAAILGMYTLMSNKQYYDAICSGTISNTEGINSVVKPDTYKPVPDEPPNPTNVEETLRKIQANDGALEDVNLNNIKDIPISTLKAICEAMKTNTHVKKLSLVATRSNDPVATAVAEMLTENKTLQSLNIESNFITSAGMMSIIKAVYQNNTLSELKVDNQCQRLGDTVEMEMATMLEQCPSVVRFGYHFTQQGPRARAAIAITRNNELRECPGAAPGRNGAGRGKNGFWGGRTALALALTCFFFPSPGRKQKKT from the exons atGACGTCCTACcggcaggagctggagaaatACCGGGACATCGACGAGGACAAGATCCTGCGGGAGCTGTCAGccgaggagctggagcagctcgacacagagctgctggagatggACCCTGAG AACGTGCTGCTGccggcggggctgcggcagcGGGACCAGACGCAGAAGAGCCCGACGGGGCCGCTGGATCGTGAggcgctgctgcagcacctggagaAACAAGCGCTGGAGGCCGGCGAGCGCGAGGACCTGGTGCCCTTCACCGGCGAGAAGAaag GGAAGCCCTTCGTGCCCAAGAATCCCAAGCGGGAGATCCCCCGCGAGGAGCAGATCACGCTGGAgccagagctggaggaggcGCTGGCCAACGCCACCGAGGCCGAGATGTGCGACATCGCAG CCATCCTGGGCATGTACACGCTGATGAGCAACAAGCAGTACTACGACGCGATCTGCAGCGGGACCATCTCCAACACGGAGGGCATCAACA GCGTGGTGAAGCCCGACACGTACAAGCCGGTGCCGGACGAGCCCCCGAACCCCACCAACGTGGAGGAGACGCTGCGGAAGATCCAGGCCAACGACGGGGCGCTGGAGGACGTCAACCTCAACAACATCAAG GACATTCCCATCTCCACGCTAAAGGCCATCTGCGAGGCCATGAAAACCAACACCCACGTCAAGAAGCTCAGCCTGGTGGCAACCCGCAGCAACGACCCCGTGGCCACC GCCGTGGCCGAGATGCTGACGGAGAACAAGACGCTGCAGAGCCTCAACATTGAGTCCAACTTCATCACCAGCGCCGGCATGATGAGCATCATCAAGGCCGTGTACCAAAACAACACCCTGAGCGAGCTCAAGGTGGACAACCAG tgCCAGCGGCTGGGCGACACAGTGGAGATGGAGATGGCGACGATGCTGGAGCAGTGCCCCTCCGTGGTGCGCTTCGGGTACCACTTCACACAGCAGGGCCCCCGTGCCCGCGCCGCCATCGCCATCACCCGCAACAACGAGCTCCGTGAGTGCCCCGGTGCTGCCCCGGGCAGGaatggggctgggagggggaagAATGGCTTTTGGGGGGGGCGCAcagccctggccctggccctgACCTGCTTCTTCTTCCCGTCCCCAGGTcgcaag
- the VPS72 gene encoding LOW QUALITY PROTEIN: vacuolar protein sorting-associated protein 72 homolog (The sequence of the model RefSeq protein was modified relative to this genomic sequence to represent the inferred CDS: inserted 1 base in 1 codon): protein MSLAEGRAPRRTAGNRLSGLLEAEEEDEFYQTTYGGFTEESGDDEYRGDQSDSDDEVDSDFDIDEGEEPTSDQDESEPKRRRRIVTKAYREPLKSLRPKKADAPSSSSQKAREVKSAPLELQDEVGDSRKHMRQSTTEHTRQTFLRIQERQVQSKRKKGGPNYDRPLTQEELLEEAKITEEINLRSLENYERLEADKKKQVQKXRKCVGPVIRYWSVTMPLITELGKEENVDVEGLDQDLQQAEAAPAVAPASAGKCSRTFISFTDDETFERFFPKAKPPRLPVREICPVTHKPAVYRDPITDIPYSNIRAFKIIREAYKKYITAHGLPSAAASAALGAAPPGPDPGVRATRQKIIIKQSVPAT, encoded by the exons ATGAGCCTGGCGGAGGGCCGCGCCCCGCGGCGCACGGCCGGCAACCGGCTGTCGGGGCTGCTGGAggccgaggaggaggacgagTTCTACCAGACCACGTACGGCGGCTTCACCGAG GAGTCGGGCGACGACGAGTACCGGGGCGACCAGTCGGACAGCGACGATGAGGTGGACTCCGACTTCGACATCGACGAGGGCGAGGAGCCGACCAGCGACCAGGACGAGAGCGAGCCCAAGCGGCGCCGCCGCATCGTCACCAAGGCCTACAGG GAGCCCCTCAAGAGCCTTCGACCCAAGAAGGCGGatgcccccagcagcagctcccaaaaGGCTCGAGAGGTGAAATCAGCCCCCTTGGAGCTCCAGGATGAAGTGGGAGACA GCCGGAAGCACATGCGGCAGTCGACAACGGAGCACACGCGCCAGACCTTCCTGCGCATCCAGGAGCGTCAGGTGCAGTCCAAGCGCAAGAAGGGTGGCCCCAACTACGACCGCCCCCTGacgcaggaggagctgctggaagaggcCAAGATCACGGAGGAGATCAACCTCCGCTCCCTGG AGAACTACGAGCGTCTGGAGGCCGACAAAAAGAAGCAGGtccaga aaaggaagtgtGTGGGGCCTGTCATCCGGTACTGGTCTGTCACCATGCCCCTCATCACAGAGCTGGGCAAGGAGGAGAACGTGGATGTGGAGGG GTTGGACCAAgacctgcagcaggcagaagcGGCCCCAGCTGtggctccagcctctgctgggaAGTGTTCCCGCACCTTCATCTCCTTCACCGACGACGAGACCTTCGAGCGCTTCTTCCCCAAAGCGAAGCCGCCGCGGCTGCCGGTGAGGGAGATCTGCCCTGTCACCCACAAGCCGGCTGTCTACCGCGACCCCATCACCGACATCCCCTATTCCAACATCCGCGCTTTCAAAATCATCCGCGAGGCCTACAAGAAGTACATCACGGCGCACGGGCTGCCCAGCGCCgctgcctctgctgccctgggggccgccccccccggccccgaccCTGGTGTCCGCGCCACCCGCCAGAAGATCATCATCAAGCAGAGCGTCCCCGCCACCTGA